Below is a window of Spirochaetaceae bacterium DNA.
GCTTGCCGTCCGGCAGACCGATTCCGGGAGTAGCCGCGCTGCTGGCCGACCGCAGGCGGCGATGACGGTCTACCTCGACACGTCGGTGGTGCTGAGTTGGTTGCTCAACCAGGATCCGTCGATCCGGGAGTGGGGACTCTGGCAGGCCGCCTACACCAGCGAGATCTGCCGGGTCGAGTTTCACCGGACCATCGACCGGCTCCGCCTCGGCGGCGACCTCGATGATCGCGAGCGTGTGTTCCTGCACGAGCGGTTCACCACGTTCTGGAAGTCCGCGCACCGGGTGCGCGTGTCCGCCTCGCTCCTCACCCGGGCAAGCCAATCCTACCCAACCGTCGTCGGGACGTTGGATGCCATCCACCTGGCAAGTGCGCTCGTGGTCCACGAGCGACGCAACCGCCGGATCGACGAGTTTCTTACCCACGACGGGCAGTTGGGGACGGCCGCCCGCGCCGTGGGGTTTACCGTGCGGGGCGTAGCCGAGGAGAACGATTCCGTCGCCACCGGGTGCTGACGGCCTGCAATGGCTGCGCTACGGATTCGGGCCTGCCGGGAGTCCGATCAGGACGCCGTGGTAGCGCTGTGGCGCGAGTGCGGGCTGGTCCGGCCGTGGAACGACCCGGTGAAGGACATTCACCGCAAGCTGCGCGTGCAGCGGGATCTGTTCCTGGTCGGGACCGTGGATGGCCGGCTGGTCGCGACGGTGATGGCCGGGTACGAGGGCCATCGCGGCTGGATCAACTACCTGGCGGTGGCCAAGAAGTGCCGTGGACGCGGCTTCGGCCGCCGCCTGATGGACGAGGTGGAGGCACGCCTGCTGGCGATCGGCTGCCCCAAGATCAACCTGCAGATCAGGCGCTCGAACACCGAGGCCGTCGAATTCTACCGCTCACTCGGGTTCACCGAGGACGACTCCGTCAGCATGGGCAAGCGCCTGATACCCGACTGAGTCAGCTCTCGGCAGCAACTTCCTCCGCGGTCAGGCGCACGGCTTGTGCAGGATCGGCGTGGGTGATGACGGGACGGGCGATGACGACGTGGCTGGCGCCGGCGGCGAGGGTGGCGGCGGGGGAGGCGACGCGGCGCTGATCGTCCGCGGGAGCGGTGCCGCCGGCGGTGAGCCAGCGCGGGCGCACGCCCGGCACTACCAGGTTGAAGTGCGGCCAGCGGGCGTGCAGGGCCGCTACTTCGTGGCCGGAGGTGACCAGGCCGTCGGCGCCGCCGCGCTCCGCCAGCGCGGCCAAGCGCTCCACCTGTACGGCCACGGTTCCGGTGACGCCGGTGGCGGGCAGGTCACTGTCGTCGAGGCTGGTCAGGACGGTCACGGCGATGAGCAGGGGACGCTCGACGCCGGGCTGCCGGGCCTGCTCCAGGGCCTCGCGCGCTGCGGCCAGCATCCGGACGCCGCCCGCCGCATGCACGTTCACCATCCACACGCCCTGCTCCGCGGCAGACCGGCAGGCATCGGCCACGGTGTTGGGGATGTCGTGCCACTTCAGGTCCAGGAACACCCGGCCGCCGTGCTCATGCACCAGGTCGATGGCCGCCGCCCCGGCCCTGGTATGGAGCACGGGCCCGATCTTGAGCGCCCCGACCCGGCCGGCCAGCGCCCGCACCAGCGGCCGCGCCTCGTCCAGGCCGGGCACGTCGAGGCCGACGATCAGCCAGTCGAGGCGCCGCGACTCCTTTGGTCCGGCACGTTCGGCTGCTGGC
It encodes the following:
- a CDS encoding type II toxin-antitoxin system VapC family toxin, which produces MTVYLDTSVVLSWLLNQDPSIREWGLWQAAYTSEICRVEFHRTIDRLRLGGDLDDRERVFLHERFTTFWKSAHRVRVSASLLTRASQSYPTVVGTLDAIHLASALVVHERRNRRIDEFLTHDGQLGTAARAVGFTVRGVAEENDSVATGC
- a CDS encoding GNAT family acetyltransferase, producing the protein MAALRIRACRESDQDAVVALWRECGLVRPWNDPVKDIHRKLRVQRDLFLVGTVDGRLVATVMAGYEGHRGWINYLAVAKKCRGRGFGRRLMDEVEARLLAIGCPKINLQIRRSNTEAVEFYRSLGFTEDDSVSMGKRLIPD
- the pyrF gene encoding orotidine-5'-phosphate decarboxylase, which codes for MNSAAQSSSEAAPAPAAERAGPKESRRLDWLIVGLDVPGLDEARPLVRALAGRVGALKIGPVLHTRAGAAAIDLVHEHGGRVFLDLKWHDIPNTVADACRSAAEQGVWMVNVHAAGGVRMLAAAREALEQARQPGVERPLLIAVTVLTSLDDSDLPATGVTGTVAVQVERLAALAERGGADGLVTSGHEVAALHARWPHFNLVVPGVRPRWLTAGGTAPADDQRRVASPAATLAAGASHVVIARPVITHADPAQAVRLTAEEVAAES